From Cyclopterus lumpus isolate fCycLum1 chromosome 2, fCycLum1.pri, whole genome shotgun sequence, a single genomic window includes:
- the LOC117742354 gene encoding tubulin alpha-1C chain-like, whose amino-acid sequence MRECISIHVGQAGVQMGNTCWELYCLEHGIQPDGQMPSEKPKGGYDDSFTTFFSETGNGKYVPRAIFVDLEPTVIDEVRTGTYRQLFHPEQLISGKEDAANNYARGHYTVGKEHIDNVLDRIRKLSDQCTGLQGFLIFHSFGGGTGSGFTSLLMERLSVDFGKKSKLEFAIYPAPQVSTAVVEPYNSILTTHTTLEHSDCAFMVDNEAIYDICRRNLDIERPSYTNLNRLISQIVSSITASLRFDGALNVDLTEFQTNLVPYPRIHFPLATYAPVISAERAYHEQITVAEITNACFEPANQMVKCDPRHGKYMACCLLYRGDVVPKDVNSAISNIKTKRSIQFVDWCPTGFKVGINYQPPTVVPGGDLAKVQRAVCMLSNTTAIAEAWARLDHKFDLMYAKRAFVHWYVGEGMEEGEFSEAREDMAALEKDYEEVGMDSFEEDEEGEEY is encoded by the exons ATG CGAGAGTGTATCTCTATCCATGTCGGCCAGGCTGGTGTCCAGATGGGCAACACCTGCTGGGAGCTGTACTGTCTGGAGCACGGCATCCAGCCCGACGGCCAGATGCCCAGTGAGAAGCCCAAAGGAGGCTATGATGACTCCTTCACCACCTTCTTCAGTGAGACCGGCAATGGGAAATACGTCCCCAGGGCCATCTTTGTCGACCTGGAGCCCACTGTGATTG ACGAGGTTCGCACAGGTACGTACCGGCAGCTTTTCCACCCAGAGCAGCTGATCTCGGGAAAGGAGGACGCCGCCAACAACTACGCCCGAGGTCACTACACTGTCGGCAAGGAGCACATCGACAATGTCCTCGACAGAATCCGCAAACTG TCGGACCAGTGCACAGGACTACAAGGGTTCCTCATCTTCCACTCCTTCGGTGGAGGAACCGGCTCTGGCTTCACCTCCCTCCTGATGGAGCGCCTCTCGGTAGACTTTGGCAAGAAGTCAAAGCTGGAGTTCGCCATCTATCCGGCGCCCCAGGTGTCCACGGCCGTGGTGGAGCCCTACAACTCCATCCTGACCACCCACACCACCCTGGAGCACTCCGACTGCGCCTTCATGGTAGACAACGAGGCCATCTACGATATCTGCCGGAGGAACCTGGACATCGAGCGCCCGTCGTACACCAACCTCAACCGCCTCATCAGCCAGAtcgtctcctccatcaccgCCTCCCTGCGCTTCGACGGCGCCCTGAACGTGGACCTGACTGAGTTCCAGACCAACCTGGTGCCCTACCCCCGCATCCACTTCCCCCTGGCCACCTACGCCCCGGTTATCTCCGCAGAGAGGGCCTACCACGAGCAGATCACCGTGGCGGAGATCACCAACGCCTGCTTTGAGCCCGCCAACCAGATGGTGAAGTGCGACCCTCGCCACGGTAAATACATggcctgctgcctgctgtaCCGCGGCGATGTGGTGCCCAAAGACGTCAACTCCGCCATCAGCAACATCAAGACCAAGCGCAGCATCCAGTTTGTGGACTGGTGCCCCACCGGCTTCAAGGTGGGCATCAACTACCAGCCGCCCACCGTGGTGCCCGGCGGAGACCTGGCCAAGGTGCAGAGGGCCGTGTGCATGCTGAGCAACACCACCGCCATCGCTGAGGCCTGGGCCCGACTCGACCACAAGTTCGACCTGATGTACGCCAAGCGGGCCTTCGTCCACTGGTACGTCggggaggggatggaggagggggagttctcggaggccagagaggacatGGCCGCCCTGGAGAAGGATTACGAGGAGGTGGGCATGGACTCgtttgaagaagatgaagagggggaggagtatTAA